The following nucleotide sequence is from Pseudomonas sp. S09G 359.
GACTGGAGCTCTCCCAAGATTTCTTGAATGCGATGCTGTTGCGCTTTGAACGCTCTCGATAACTCATCTCGATCTGCTTTCAAGGAGAGAAAAGTTCCTAGACTGACCTTTGAAGGCGCATCTTCACCAGACTCGAATAAGAAACTGGGCTTGTGGTCGGGGTAATGAATCTCCATCCAACGGCGTAAGTCCGAATGGCGTATGGTCAGTTGATAGGGCTCTACATAGCTTCCCAAAGGAACAGAAATGCCGAGACAGCCATACGGCAGCTCACCATTGCGTATGGCGTCTAAAATCCTTTCGAAAGCCATGTGAAGATTGGGCCATTGGGGAAATAGGACTGCAAGCTTCTCGGGCTGAGACCAATCCGCCTGAACTATTTGGGATTCGTAGCGAGTGAGATTGCACCAGCGCAATGCTGCGTCTACAGGGCGATAGAAGCTTTTGCTATGTGGATTGAAAACATAAACGCTCATCTGCGGCGGACTTCCATTCCTAATGGGTAGGCCTCACACCGACTATCAAAAAATCAAAACTAGCTATTCACGCTAGCTTTTTCCTCGGTTGACCAACTCGGTGAGGTCACTCCATTTCCAGTTAAACGATTTTTTACGCGTAAAATTTCTCGGAAATAGTAGTTCTCGCTCAGTGCTCATTATTTCCGTCTTCTGAAACCCATCTCCAGCGACTGTGTGGTTTAGTGCAATGGCCCCAATCCGACAGGATGGGGCCATACATTGCTCATCAGATAGGGAAGGCACGCTCCCCCAGTTGTAAAGTCACCCACTTAAGCTCGGTCATGTCGTGAATTGAATAACGACCATTTTCCTTACCGTGACCGCTATCCTTGAAACCTCCGAAAGGCGCATTGGGGTCGTCGTCAAAAGAATTATCATTGATATGTACCGAACCCGCGTCGATACGAAGTGCGAAATCGAATGCCTTCTGAAGATCGTTTGTCACGATGCCTGAAGAAAGGCCGTAGGAAGTATCGTTTGCCAGCTCAATGGCGTGCTCGAAGTCTTTGGCCTTGTAGATGGAAACCAACGGTCCGAAGCTCTCTTCATCATAGACAGCCATCGACGGCGTGACGTCGGTCAATACGGCGGGTTGGAACAGGTTTCCCAGATATTCACCACCCGTCAGCAGAGTTGCACCTTTGGCAATGGCGTCGTCGATCTGACCACGGATAAATTCGCACTGGTTGGCGCTTATCAGTGGACCCACTATCGTGGTGGGGTCGGTAGGATCACCGCACCGAATGGAGCGGACTTTCTCAACGAACGCAGTGCAAAACGCCTCATAAATGCCGTCTTCGACAATGATCCGGGAGTTGGCCATGCACACCTGGCCCTGGTTGAAGAAAATTCCGAATGCAGCGGCGCTGACGGCATAGTCCAGCTTCGCATCATTGAGGATGACGATGGGACTCTTGCCGCCAAGTTCCAGGACAATTCGCTTCTGGAACCTCCCTGCCAGCTCGGACAGGTACCGACCGACTTTCGCCGACCCCGTGAAGGTCACCATTTTCACGCGTTTGTCTGAGAAGAACTTATCCCCTAACGCTTCATTGGTAGTGGGCAGCACGCTGAACACGCCTGGAGGGACGCCGGCTTCTTCCAGAATCTCAGCGAAGAGCAAACCAATCAGCGGGGTTTGCGGGGCAGGCTTCATTAGGAACGCGTTCCCGGCGGCCAGGGCTGGTGCAAGCTTTTTCCCGTTCAAGAGCAGCGGTGCGTTAAAAGGACCAACGCCCGCAATGACACCCAGCGGCTGCCTTATGGACATCGAGATACGACCCGCACCATCGGCAGGCATGGTTTCGCCACGGATATCCCGCGCCTGTCCTGCCGCTATACGAAATGTGCTGACCATGTAGTCGCATTCGAACATGGCTTTGCCGAACACATTGCCACCTTCCTCGATGAGGATCTTCGCAATGTCGCCTCGACGACGTTCGATGATGTCCGCAGCACGGCAGAGAATGGCTTCGCGCTCCTTGGCGAGGGTTTTCCCCCAGGCCTTTTGCGCCTCGAAGGCTGACGCGATAGCGCTATCGATGTCTGCTGCCGTTGCAAGCTTCACACGTGCAATAGCTTTT
It contains:
- a CDS encoding aldehyde dehydrogenase family protein; translated protein: MTDLALKDLKIYHPYINGKSWQSEDQPEQVVINPYTQKAIARVKLATAADIDSAIASAFEAQKAWGKTLAKEREAILCRAADIIERRRGDIAKILIEEGGNVFGKAMFECDYMVSTFRIAAGQARDIRGETMPADGAGRISMSIRQPLGVIAGVGPFNAPLLLNGKKLAPALAAGNAFLMKPAPQTPLIGLLFAEILEEAGVPPGVFSVLPTTNEALGDKFFSDKRVKMVTFTGSAKVGRYLSELAGRFQKRIVLELGGKSPIVILNDAKLDYAVSAAAFGIFFNQGQVCMANSRIIVEDGIYEAFCTAFVEKVRSIRCGDPTDPTTIVGPLISANQCEFIRGQIDDAIAKGATLLTGGEYLGNLFQPAVLTDVTPSMAVYDEESFGPLVSIYKAKDFEHAIELANDTSYGLSSGIVTNDLQKAFDFALRIDAGSVHINDNSFDDDPNAPFGGFKDSGHGKENGRYSIHDMTELKWVTLQLGERAFPI